Below is a genomic region from Isosphaeraceae bacterium EP7.
CTCGCCCGACGGGAAGGCCCTCGTGTCTTGCGACAACAAGACGGTCACCGTTATCGGCGTGGAGTCGGGCCTGGCCGAGCGAACGCTGATGACGACTGAATTTTCCGCCGCGAAGGTTCGTCCTTAGCATGGACCTTACCGGTCCGTCTGGTTTCCCCGGGTTAGAAGAGCCAATCCCGGGCGCCTGGCACGGTTTCGACCGGGTCGAAATGAAGCGTTCTGGAGAGTCGTTTCCTGCGGGAATAGCCTCATGCCCATCAACGCACGCCTGATCCTGGATGCGGTAATGGAAGAGTACGTCATGTCCCCGGGCGGGATTCACGGCGTCTCTCACTGGGCGCGGGTCTGGGAGAATGGGCTGAGGCTGGCGACCGAGACGGGGGCGGATGTAGAGGTCGTCAAGGCGTTTGCGCTGATTCATGACTCGAAGCGATGGAACGACGACGATGATCCGGGGCATGGGCCCAGGGCGGCCGTGTTCGCCAGGACTTTGCGTGGACGGGGGCTTGAACTCGGGGAGGAAACCTTCGAACTCTTGTTCGTCGCATGCCGCGACCACACGTCCGGGCGGACGCATCCAGACCCGACGGTCCAGACCTGCTGGGATGCCGACCGGCTCGACCTCGGCCGGGTGGGAATCTGCCCCGAGCCCGCCTTCCTCTGCACCGAGGCGGCGAGCCGTGCGGTGATGATCGACTGGGCCAACGGTCGGTCCGAGGCGTGCGAGATGCCCGACTGGGTGGCGGACGCGTGGGGGATCGAGATCGAAGGCGCCGATTGAGGCGTGGAGGTCGGGCATCCGGCCTGGAGGGTTGGCCGATCAGAAGTCGGTGAGGATCCGGGCCTGGAAGCGGGTGCCGATCTCCCCGGCGAAGTAGCCGTAGAGGTCGTTGGCGGCTGGGGAGTGGTTGACCTTCTTGGTCTCGAAGGTCCCCCGGACGTTGCGATTGTCGAAGACGTACCAGTTGATTCCGCCGCCGATCTCGGTCCCCTCGCCGAACTTGCCCGAGACGATGCAGACCCGCCCGAAGAGGTCGAGCCTGCGGGGAATGATCGAGTAGGAGAGCTGCACGAGTCCGCCGGTGTCGAACTGGCTGAGGTCGCCGCGTGGAAAGGAACCGCCTGCGGCGTCAATGCCCTGGATCCATCGGGCGTAGAATTCTCCGCTGGCGCTGAATCCGCGATATTTGAGGGCCAGGTCATAAGAGAAGAGGGTGACGTCGGCGGCCTTGACGAGGACGCCCGGAGCGAGCGCGCCCCGCTGGAAGAGCGGCGTGCCGTCGGAATGGCAGAGGATGGTGTTTTCCGGTTTGACGGAGCCGGCGGCGAAGTCGGACTCCCTGACGCTGCGGAGTTAGGTGAGCCGAGAAGGCGAAGCCGCTCAAGGTGAACCAGGCGCGATTGAGGTTGAAATTGCTCTGGTTCAGGACCGGCTTGACCATGCCCGAGCTGTCGGTCCAGGTGGGAACGGCTCGCGAGAAACCGCTGTAGCGGACCTGCGAGGTGAGATTGAACTTGAGTGCGAAGGGGGCACGCTGCTTGTCGGAGGGGGCGACGATGACGAAGCCGTTGTCGTCGTTGCCGGCGATGAATTTGGTGTCGGGGGCGGTGATCCGGGCCGGCTTAGTCCCTCCGCCCGAATCGAGCAGGGCGTTGAAGGCGGATTTCTCGGGCGGTGCGACAGTCGAGGCGGGAACCGGGACGGGGCGACGTCTGCGGGTACCTGGGCCTTCGCGGCTGCAGAGAGCGATGTCGCAAGGAACACGACGAGCAAGAGCCGGTAGCCACGCGACGCGTGTGACTTCTCACTCAGAAAACCCGTCCTCGACGGATCAGGCACGCGACCTCCTCGGTCGAGGGGGGGACGATCGGTCGGCTCGATCAGAAGAACATGGCGAACCGCATCCAGACGGTCTGGTAGGTGTCGATCGGGCTCCGGCCGCTCAGGGGAATGGCCTCGTTGAAGTGGGTCCAGACGTAGTCGAGGCTGAGCCTGGTGTAGCGGTTGGGCCACCAGTTCATGCCGGTCATGAAGTTGCCCATGCGGCTGGCGTTGTTGCCCGCGGTGACGAACCCGCGAGCGAAGTCGCCGGTCCCAGCGTTCAGCTCCGACCACTGGGCGGCGATCTGCCAGGCACCCGGGCCATACAGCTGTCGGCTGGGGATGAACGGTCGATTGGGGATGACGGTTGAGTAGCCCTGGAAGCCGTTGCCCTTGAAGTCCTTCTCGCCGGTGAGATAGTAGGACAGATTGACATAATAGCCGCGCTGGGTGGATCGGCCCTTGGTGTCGCCGTCGGTGAGCACGCGGCTGTGGTTGATGTATTCGGCCAGGGCGCTGAAGCGGCCGTACCAGTAGACGTGCGGGGCGAAGACGTCTCGCATCCCGTCGGCGGAGACGTTGGCGTTATAGCTGTGGAAGGGGATGCCCAGGACGGTGGTGAAGGCCTCGTTGGTGGTGGACTCGCCATTGTTCGTGAAGGCGGTCCCCCCCTGTTTGAGGAGGTATTGCTGCTTGCCGGCGGAGAAGCCGACGCCGGCCCCGAGGCCTTCCCAGATGGTCCCTTCCCAGTCGTCGCCCCGGAAAGGGGTGACGTCGACGGCGCCGTTGAAGTCCTGGTTGCGGTCGATGTTGCCGAACAGGCTGGCCCCGCTGTTATTGACGCCCGACCACCACTGGATGCGTTTGTCCCAGAGCGTGCCGGTGAGCATCATGCCGATGGGACGCTTGCCGGCCAGCTGGTAGAGCGGCGAGTTGGTGATGACCGGTTCCAGCGCGGGGCTGAAAGCGTAGTATTCATACAAGGGGGGGGCCAGACCTTTGC
It encodes:
- a CDS encoding porin, giving the protein MTDLRNRSARTAPRRPRRSVLAVPLALLLVLTSTADAQNPTPPRPGSRARGAAAQPVFVPPAPIAVMPAPAAPVANPAPAVAADPLQADPTNAELAAEMRSLRAEVAEARALKAELLQLRGEIRAMSELPAADVGAYSEAGNPRGGTASEAGDGINGVPERYHSGAFAGSDHPNPSTSRFGLKARYKYNEKATGPLGGGGYFAFSSDDDEYSLNVTNQVTVDGTFVDRARLPTDEQGFNMPFTRSFIYGNITKDWSYQVGVQGFLGTFNLLDAFLAWHITDDITLRAGKGLAPPLYEYYAFSPALEPVITNSPLYQLAGKRPIGMMLTGTLWDKRIQWWSGVNNSGASLFGNIDRNQDFNGAVDVTPFRGDDWEGTIWEGLGAGVGFSAGKQQYLLKQGGTAFTNNGESTTNEAFTTVLGIPFHSYNANVSADGMRDVFAPHVYWYGRFSALAEYINHSRVLTDGDTKGRSTQRGYYVNLSYYLTGEKDFKGNGFQGYSTVIPNRPFIPSRQLYGPGAWQIAAQWSELNAGTGDFARGFVTAGNNASRMGNFMTGMNWWPNRYTRLSLDYVWTHFNEAIPLSGRSPIDTYQTVWMRFAMFF